A window of Gottschalkia purinilytica genomic DNA:
CAGGATTTGTGGATCTAGATGGTAAAACATCAGGATTACAAAAGTCAGATTTAATATTAGTAGCAGCAAGACCAGCTATGGGTAAAACTGCTTTTTCTTTAAATTTAGCTTTAAATGCTGCGTTAAAAGGAAATGGGTCAGTTGCTATATTTAGTCTTGAGATGTCTAAAGACCAGCTAGTTCAACGTATGCTAAGTGCAGAATCTCATGTTGAACTTCAGAAAATAATAAATGGAAATTTAGATGAAAATGAATGGCCTAAATTAGTAAGTGCAATGGGACCTTTAGCTCAAGCTAAAATATATATAGATGATACACCAGGAATAACTTTAATGGAACTAAAAGCAAAGTGTAGAAAATTAAAAATAGAAAAAGGACTAGACTTAGTTATGATAGATTACTTACAGCTAATGTCTGGAGATGGAAGAACAGAAAATAGACAACAAGAGATATCAAATATATCTAGGGGATTAAAGGGACTTGCTAAAGAAATGGATTGCCCTGTGGTAGCATTATCTCAGCTTTCACGTGCTCCAGAATTAAGATCTGATCATAGACCTATACTATCAGACTTACGTGAATCTGGAGCCATAGAACAGGATGCTGATATAGTAGTATTTCTTTATAGGGATGAATATTATAACCCTGATACAGAAAAGAAGAACATAGGAGAAGTTATAATAGCAAAACATCGTAATGGGCCTATTGGAACTGTAGAGTTAGTATTTATGGGGCAATATACTAAGTTTTTGAATATGGAAAAATATAGACAAGAGTAGTAAGCTATTGTCCT
This region includes:
- the dnaB gene encoding replicative DNA helicase, with the protein product MSTETDIETLGKIPPHSIEAEQSVLGSMILDREAIVTGTEILKPDDFYKEAHKEIYESIIDIFTKDEPVDLITLSEELKRRDTLEAIGGTVYLATLSEGVSTTANIKYYCEIVEEKSILRKLIKASNEIISKGYKADEDINQIIDLAEKKIFDITQKRNQEGLEPIRSVLLESFTKIEQLSQNKGGITGLTTGFVDLDGKTSGLQKSDLILVAARPAMGKTAFSLNLALNAALKGNGSVAIFSLEMSKDQLVQRMLSAESHVELQKIINGNLDENEWPKLVSAMGPLAQAKIYIDDTPGITLMELKAKCRKLKIEKGLDLVMIDYLQLMSGDGRTENRQQEISNISRGLKGLAKEMDCPVVALSQLSRAPELRSDHRPILSDLRESGAIEQDADIVVFLYRDEYYNPDTEKKNIGEVIIAKHRNGPIGTVELVFMGQYTKFLNMEKYRQE